From a single Cryptococcus neoformans var. neoformans B-3501A chromosome 3, whole genome shotgun sequence genomic region:
- a CDS encoding hypothetical protein (Match to EST gb|CF185906.1|CF185906): MASFHPTRREIVLVLTMTVILGLFFQFGSMGFTDPDSSDSLLRFRMGFGHRCQDDWGENSRGEERGKWIEDVDTEVGFPKAAKIAGMAETKVKWGEQGPPRTQVLAHAPGWTVFDDVYLFNGTWFIVTDHPSSIPLLRLMASTGNEIWNDEESIRGREPTEKDMRIIFPSEAKKLWGQSASLVSGASFVVNDPPQFLDHYYHFAAELLLGLWRTYSSLDPTISAQGVTHLPSPSRMIFPHVSAGKWNDYAKMNSYLSRAIFPSMSYEYQNDFLDRVDTGRAFLLERVVFADRAAAFRGPEFSKTWRTASEAVTLQASKYWWSPIRKNLLEFVGDGYGGDIDLGEMGIGVGVEIPDIEEDIEAFEAEEGAMEEEKEEVREKIMKEKEAEASKPVITYVSRQDWGRRMLKKESHDSLVKELHDLEEKYGWEVNIVSMDKLTREEQIRLSARTTIMMGVHGNGLTHLLWMNGQNPRATVIEFFFPGGFAEDYEFTSRALGIKHYGVWDGQTFTAPDTPQVAYPEGFQGNEIPLNGKAVSDLIVKRLLVDRPSRHLNDSDGVHDQ, from the exons ATggcctctttccatcccacAAGGCGAGAAATCGTTCTCGTCCTCACAATGACAGTCATATTAggtctcttcttccagtttGGCTCTATGGGCTTCACAGACCCTGACAGCTCGGACTCTTTACTGCGATTCAGAATGGGCTTTGGCCATAGATGTCAAGACGACTGGGGAGAGAACTCAAGAGGTGAAGAACGGGGGAAATGGATTGAAGATGTGGATACCGAAGTAGGATTTCCAAAAGCGGCCAAGATCGCCGGTATGGCAGAGACAAAGGTGAAATGGGGCGAGCAAGGCCCACCCAGAACGCAAGTGCTCGCCCATGCTCCAG GCTGGACAGTATTTGATGATGTCTATTTGTTCAACGGGACATGGTTCATTGTGACTGATCACCCATCATCAATCCCGCTTTTGAGACTAATGGCCAGTACGGGTAACGAAATTTGGAACGATGAAGAGTCAATTAGGGGAAG AGAGCCTACAGAAAAAGACATGCGCATCATTTTCCCCTCTGAAGCCAAAAAGCTCTGGGGACAGTCTGCCTCTCTTGTCTCAGGTGCATCTTTCGTTGTCAATGATCCCCCCCAATTCCTCGATCACTACTATCACTTTGCTGCTGAGCTCCTACTTGGACTCTGGCGTACGTATTCTTCCCTCGACCCCACTATTTCTGCGCAGGGTGTCAcacatcttccctccccctcACGTATGATTTTCCCTCACGTCAGTGCTGGTAAATGGAACGACTACGCCAAGATGAACTCTTATCTCTCAAGAGCTATCTTTCCGTCCATGTCGTACGAATATCAAAACGATTTCCTCGATCGAGTGGACACAGGCCGAGCTTTCTTACTTGAGCGAGTAGTCTTTGCCGACAGGGCTGCTGCTTTTAGAGGCCCCGAATTCTCAAAGACATGGAGAACGGCCAGTGAGGCTGTTACCCTCCAAGCGAGCAAGTATTGGTGGTCACCTATCAGAAAGAACTTGCTTGAGTTCGTTGGAGACGGCTACGGGGGGGACATTGACCTGGGGGAAATGGGTATTGGTGTTGGCGTTGAGATTCCCGATATTGAAGAGGATATTGAGGCTTttgaagctgaagaaggagcaatggaggaggaaaaagaggaggtgagagaaaagatcatgaaggaaaaggaggcaGAGGCTAGTAAACCTGTGATTACCTATGTCAGTAGGCAAGATTGGGGTAGAAGGATGTTGAAAAAGGAGAGTCATGACAGTCTGGTCAAGGAATTACACGACTTGGAGGAGAAGTACGGCTGGGAG GTTAATATCGTGTCCATGGACAAGTTAACCCGCGAGGAACAAATTCGTCTTTCGGCGCGGACAACCATCATGATGGGCGTCCATGGCAATGGGCTTACCCATTTACTGTGGATGAATGGCCAAAATCCTCGAGCCACTGTTATCgaattcttcttccctgGTGGCTTTGCTGAAGATTACGAATTTACATCACGCGCTCTTGGCATCAAGCATTATGGCGTTTGGGATGGCCAAACGTTCACAGCTCCTGACACGCCCCAAGTTGCTTATCCCGAGGGCTTCCAGGGCAATGAAATTCCTCTTA ATGGCAAGGCGGTATCTGATCTCATCGTGAAGCGGCTACTTGTGGATCGCCCCAGCCGACATTTGAACGACAGTGATGGCGTTCACGATCAATAA
- a CDS encoding hypothetical protein (HMMPfam hit to DUF1162, Protein of unknown function (DUF1162), score: 108.5, E(): 1.6e-29) has protein sequence MQALKNAALGLLNVYVSPYVENLNAQDLSLSLFSGNLQFHGLHLKKSLLERFGLPVEIVAGDIGTLSISIPWTALKTQPVKIVIDDIYVLARARPPGKVDPEEDERVEQATKQEKLKSAEAVDSAASQMGPQGGNEETKQTYVGAIVSKVVDNVQIHIKGIHIRYEDGTSTPDHPFAAGVTLNEFKAVSTDANWMEAFIHDSLHGVHKLVQLEALAIYFDTDTESLEKGPEERSETIQALKDMLDGPHNHQYILKPVTGEARAIINKHMSNDTPKFDAQVIFDEIGVVIDRDQYRDVLSVIDVFHFYRRTHQYHKFRPSEEQFKANPAQARLKFALEAIRSEVHERNRRWSWDYLQERRDTRKQYVDLFVKKLALPEGKQLPVDEATALSGIEVRSSYEDIRFFRSVARAKAKKDAATRRKMELERQKNQPQTQTWGQWLWGPSARSSDIDGGISEEEKKELDDIIDYDSSAAQETIEATPRDFMKARVSAKLNKGSFSLRTDPHGKCTDVMALVFDSFSADAVQLTDSMKGKFALGGFRVYDGTTPDSLYPQIVHVKDLVKNAGGQARQAGLNEQGIQAAMDAVEEHLTDDKDPFFLMEVEHNPLDGRADNAVTVKMRHLEIIYHRGYVEAVVRFFRPPESQLESIGALLDAAGQTLDGIRKETRAGLEYALEQHKTIDLRVDMNAPIIIIPMDVKVKQSQTLVLDAGHIFVGSKLADKEQLQEVQSKRGRQYNEDDYKQLEDLMYDRLDLRLESTQLLMGDDVEACMRALEDTHSSSSYEFHILERIGMSFTVQNAIVNAPNLTRFKVAGELPELHVNFSDRKYQALMKFIDVSIPKFEGDQTQQEHVTPTTAAQGRRHFGQREIEEYNFEDDRSIISARTTEERDTLDDGSSNGDKGDRFYEAHDQQTESQKSALRQVTFEFSFSVGKLQASLFKSVSPTTERPLADAVLEGFGLTFALRKWDMSVDLFLRSVTLAMIEQGSARRPLLSSASEGGNSPSDLKLVQVKYLKAQKDSPEFMTKHEGVDTSIDTELSTFKFTISPEPILYLYDFIMTTFVPNNQSSVNQPSQGVETQVLGVDQEEAQPSTDKMRIRVKLTSAQVALENNGNKFALLALPSADVAILLRNGGLRVGARLGNLSLEDLSPEPVADTSFKKLLSIEGGELADFSYETFDPTDKETFPGYNSSVNLRAGSFKFTFMEKPISDLYAFATKFARMKAVYDAAQQAAVQRASEVTRMHFDVVIKTPIIILPRDGITSPDRLILRLGEIIAKNEYFNDPDDTSAIDASLRGINVASEIMVGDKKAILQMIDDVAITASIRQAGGTAHRSDPHHADTEITTNMSDVKLSLTQRQYVLLMCVLEALPRALNDVSDAETPAESLEDTPETSTPSTPDSVEIREATGVSLEPELVVSQDQRQLDVKLWTAFDFVFSVDTIALEIYSVDAITEDDLKSNSIARFALVKSHLGFKKLSDGATEAEFSLKTLSFSNTRTGNSVFRDIIPPASHEGNQIMLQYTMTGGTDPSALAIVTVDSPQLILAVDPLAALLEFAVSPFKKHADAELQPQENVEQADEFEEGPKQGASLSFRVEVVKATVVVIADDTNPKTQAIQLNIKEVLLSQQSILALKVDRIGMSFGRMDRPNDRVKFLDDLSMALSLDTRRKGSQQMTSFEVEIPDPVIFRASYTNIMLIIDIVNKATTVAAKALAPAEGTGRAEKDSKSLTKDSAYGTSSAAVMDPRRSRRRSSVTRRTSISKRRRSLEGPQVIISKEQLEARVNGFQFVLVGDLQEMPMAHLSTDAFNVSIQDWSGDLKLATSITTSVRYFNLANSYFEPLVDPWNFDLTVNRVSAGPQNSPLNVKLSARERLEVNLTSAFIELAITSMTIWSKEGERAMAGRGSDAPFRVRNLTGLSILIWPEATDLGKAVTGVKRLDDGADVPWRFEDRKHTRENISAVRHNSLGIQLQDTPWDPLRDISVDRAGDHILTLRPRLDRVSHQIACEIKLVNNIKVITFRSTLNVENKTSLPVEMIVVDSHGKAASAALKINPGESCPLPLEAAFEKRFRLRPLRGFGFDFSWSAPLHWKTLLAKPIRPISCKHQTPKEPAFYFQAQANFDPKDPAARIYPRMALVLRAPVELENLLPYDLKFRVHDKNSGLSSSSFLVKGGSSPIHTVELSHMFLLNVTPEETSFKQSEYAIINTDDPELPIEDNFQLTDQQGLKTTLKLHYTTYPNSGGAFKVQIYSPFIFMNKTGLPFDLAAKTWAGGQRPIAGRDQFEMFSFPNEDRRSRLHIRVNNSKWSQPVSFEPVSADMQIVVPSASGDNDNYVGLSYAEGIGKYKLTKVITIAPRFLVKNIYSRPIKIRQYGTRHEYSVGVGERIAIHQLQRGAPPQLAMAFDEPNVTWSAPFNIADLGRTNITVRRQSGSNSKTYLMRVETHLEGSSIFLYVSKEKDDAWPLRLRNDTNLSLAFQQIVSVLGFPLTDRERARPVHFLPPRSVQNYAWDWPTAGNKRIKLYVDPGNTSSGEKGVELPNAIDMMAIGIQPPMKVPSTAANKRSTTVSIDVRADGGSQLLTISPYNEETSVYKPTRPGAGIRRSESTTSLSSSTVAFETISVSEKPTMNITVELEGIGISVISRRPDELLYFSLRGLKLGYSDYPQYYDVFVDCKWIQIDNQLFGGLFPIIFYPTVVPKDGKELESHPTLQSSVTVLKDQSHGVIFVKYATILLQSMTIEMDEDFLFALLDFVKFKNASWKEEGQDVLIEHPKDIPEPDISTTKADVFFEALQLQPVALELSFMRTDRVNVDEKVSTRNPFYYALNALTMTIGNVNAAPLAFRALFLENVRLSIPSLQERVILHYQEQFISQIYRVLGSADFLGNPVGLFNNISSGFSDIFYEPYHGMVMHGNKDIGLGIARGATSFAKKTVFGISDSVTKFTGSIGKGLSAATLDAEFQSKRRMTQRRNKPKHALYGVAAGASAFADSVTSAFEGVASKPMEGAEKGGAAGFAKGVGKGFVGLFTKPAVGVMDFLSASTEGIRNTTTVFDQAELDRVRLPRYIASDGVLRPFSAREALGQSWLKDLDAGAFFHDSYIAHIDLPGDDAISILSNNRILQVQLRKLRVIWQVPFEELQSLSLEANGINLVNRDGRGGPFLPIPDQKAREWYFKQIGKVVVAYNKAHSQRED, from the exons ATGCAGGCGCTCAAGAATGCCGCTCTTGGCTTACTGAACGTCTACGTGTCACCATATGTGGAAAATCTGAATGCTCAAGACCTATCTCTATCGCTCTTCAGTG GTAATCTTCAGTTCCACGGATTGCATCTCAAGAAATCATTGTTGGAAAGGTTTGGTCTGCCAGTAGAAATTGTGGCAGGCGACATTGGTACACTGTCGATCTCAATTCCATGGACCGCCCTCAAAACTCAGCCCGTCAAGATAGTCATCGATGACATCTACGTGTTGGCGCGAGCACGACCGCCAGGAAAGGTGGAtccagaagaagacgagagagtGGAACAAGCAACGAAGCAAGAAAAACTCAAAAGCGCAGAGGCAGTAGATAGTGCCGCCAGCCAGATGGGGCCGCAAGGCGGCAATGAGGAGACCAAGCAAACTTATGTCGGCGCGATCGTGTCCAAGGTGGTTGATAATGTGCAGATCCACATCAAGGGCATCCATATCCGTTATGAAGACGGCACCAGCACTCCAGAC CATCCTTTCGCGGCGGGAGTGACGCTCAATGAATTCAAAGCAGTATCCACCGATGCCAACTGGATGGAGGCATTCATCCACGACAGCCTTCATGGCGTTCACAAACTTGTTCAGCTTGAAGCCTTGGCAATCTACTTTGACACTGATACTGAGAGTTTGGAAAAGGGCCCGGAAGAACGATCAGAGACAATACAGGCTCTCAAAGACATG CTGGATGGCCCACACAATCACCAATACATCTTGAAACCCGTCACTGGAGAAGCCAGG GCGATTATCAACAAGCACATGTCAAACGATACTCCCAAATTTGATGCCCAAGTGATCTTCGACGAGATTGGCGTAGTCATTGATCGTGATCAGTATAGAGATGTCTTATCCGTCATTGACGTATTCCACTTCTATCGCCGAACTCATCAATATCACAAATTCCGTCCATCAGAAGAGCAGTTCAAGGCCAATCCCGCTCAGGCGCGTTTAAAGTTTGCTCTAGAAGCTATACGGTCCGAAGTGCACGAAAGAAACAGAAGGTGGTCTTGGGATTATCTgcaagagagaagagatacAAGGAAACAGTATGTCGATTTGTTCGTCAAGAAACTTGCATTGCCTGAAGGGAAGCAACTACCTGTGGATGAGGCGACCGCCTTGAGCGGTATTGAAGTGAGGTCATCGTACGAAGATATCCGCTTCTTCAGATCCGTCGCTAGagccaaggccaagaaagaTGCTGCTACGCGCAGAAAGATGGAACTGGAAAGGCAGAAAAACCAACCTCAGACTCAAACTTGGGGTCAATGGCTTTGGGGGCCTTCTGCGAGATCCTCAGACATCGATGGTGGTATAtccgaggaggagaagaaagagctGGACGATATCATAGACTACGATTCTTCGGCCGCTCAAGAGACGATCGAAGCTACCCCTCGCGACTTTATGAAGGCTCGTGTATCGgccaagctcaacaaggGGTCATTTTCACTCCGCACAGATCCTCACGGAAAGTGCACAGATGTCATGGCACTTGTATTTGACTCCTTCTCTGCCGACGCTGTCCAGCTTACGGACTCTATGAAGGGCAAGTTTGCTCTCGGTGGTTTTCGTGTGTATGACGGAACTACTCCGGACTCCTTATATCCCCAGATCGTGCACGTCAAAGACCTTGTGAAGAATGCAGGCGGTCAAGCTCGGCAAGCTGGCCTTAATGAGCAAGGCATACAGGCTGCTATGGATGCGGTTGAAGAACACCTCACAGACGATAAAgatccattcttcttgatggaAGTCGAACACAACCCATTAGATGGCAGAGCAGATAACGCGGTGACTGTTAAGATGAGACATTTGGAGATTATCTACCATCGTGGATATGTGGAAGCTGTAGTACGATTCTTCAGACCGCCTGAGAGCCAGCTTGAGTCAATTGGAGCTTTGCTGGACGCTGCAGGGCAGACTTTGGACGGAATCAGAAAAGAAACTCGAGCTGGTTTGGAATATGCTCTTGAGCAGCACAAA ACGATCGACCTTCGTGTTGACATGAATGCCcctatcatcatcataccCATGGA TGTCAAGGTCAAACAATCCCAAACACTTGTTCTCGACGCCGGTCATATTTTTGTCGGGAGCAAGCTAGCAGACAAGGAGCAACTTCAAGAAGTTCAAAGCAAGCGGGGTAGACAATACAATGAGGATGACTATAAGCAGTTGGAGGACTTGATGTACGACAGGCTAGATTTGAGATTAGAATCGACCCAG CTTTTGATGGGCGATGACGTCGAAGCTTGTATGCGAGCATTGGAGGACACTCACAGCTCCTCGTCCTACGAATTTCATATCCTTGAACGAATCGGCATGTCGTTTACGGTGCAGAACGCTATTGTTAACGCGCCCAACCTGACGAGATTCAAGGTCGCCGGTGAATTGCCCGAGCTCCACGTTAACTTTTCCGACCGAAAGTACCAGGCTCTTATGAAGTTTATCGATGTATCGATCCCGAAGTTTGAAGGTGATCAAACTCAACAAGAGCATGTTACCCCGACAACCGCTGCACAGGGTCGAAGGCACTTTGGCCAGAGAGAGATTGAGGAGTACAATTTTGAAGATGACCGGTCTATTATCTCTGCGAGAACCACTGAGGAACGAGACACTCTGGATGATGGTAGCTCAAATGGTGATAAGGGGGACCGATTCTACGAGGCCCACGATCAACAAACGGAA AGTCAAAAAAGTGCTCTTCGACAAGTCACATTTGAGTTTTCTTTCTCCGTCGGCAAGCTTCAAGCATCGTTGTTCAAGTCGGTTTCGCCGACTACGGAAAGACCTTTGGCGGACGCTGTGCTCGAAGGCTTCGGTCTCACTTTTGCTCTACGTAAATGGGACATGTCTGTGGACCTATTCCTTCGGTCTGTTACCCTTGCCATGATTGAGCAGGGCAGTGCCCGTCGGCCACTCCTGTCCTCCGCAAGTGAGGGCGGCAATTCACCTTCCGATCTGAAGCTGGTTCAAGTCAAGTACCTGAAGGCTCAAAAAGACTCGCCAGAGTTTATGACCAAGCACGAAGGGGTTGATACCAGCATTGACACTGAGCTTTCTACATTCAAATTCACGATATCTCCTGAACCTATTCTGTACCTCTACGACTTCATAATGACCACTTTTGTACCCAACAACCAATCATCAGTCAACCAGCCATCTCAAGGCGTAGAAACTCAGGTACTGGGAGTGGATCAAGAGGAGGCTCAGCCTTCTACAGATAAGATGCGCATACGCGTGAAACTTACAAGCGCACAAGTCGCCCTCGAAAACAATGGCAACAAGTTTGCGCTACTTGCCTTACCATCAGCGGATGTAGCCATTTTGCTTCGCAATGGTGGTCTTCGAGTAGGGGCTCGCCTCGGTAATCTTTCTCTGGAAGATTTATCCCCAGAACCTGTCGCAGACACTTCATTCAAAaagcttctttccatcgAGGGCGGCGAGTTGGCAGACTTCAGCTATGAGACTTTCGACCCAACAGATAAGGAAACGTTCCCGGGTTACAATTCATCAGTCAACCTTCGCGCCGGTTCTTTCAAGTTTACCTTTATGGAAAAACCAATCAGTGACTTGTACGCTTTTGCTACCAAATTTGCTCGTATGAAGGCTGTCTACGACGCCGCCCAACAAGCGGCTGTGCAACGCGCGTCAGAAGTCACACGAATGCACTTTGACGTGGTCATCAAAACTCCAATCATTATTCTTCCTCGGGACGGCATTACCTCGCCCGATCGACTCATCCTACGTTTGGGAGAGATCATTGCCAAGAATGAGTATTTTAATGACCCCGACGATACTAGTGCTATCGACGCAAGTTTGCGTGGGATCAACGTGGCGTCAGAGATTATGGTTGGGGACAAGAAGGCAATCCTGCAGATGATAGATGACGTGGCCATCACTGCGAGCATCAGACAAGCAGGCGGTACAGCCCACAGATCCGATCCTCATCATGCGGACACTGAAATTACTACCAACATGTCTGACGTAAAGCTTTCCCTTACTCAACGGCAGTATGTGCTCTTGATGTGTGTTTTGGAGGCTCTTCCTCGTGCACTTAACGATGTAAGCGACGCCGAGACTCCTGCAGAATCCTTAGAGGACACACCTGAAACTTCTACTCCTTCAACTCCAGATTCTGTGGAAATACGCGAGGCGACGGGGGTTAGTCTTGAGCCGGAGCTGGTTGTTTCCCAAGACCAGCGACAATTGGATGTGAAGCTCTGGACGGCGTTCGACTTTGTTTTCTCAGTTGATACCATCGCGTTAGAAATCTATTCTGTGGACGCCATCACCGAGGACGATTTGAAGAGCAACAGCATAGCTCGATTTGCGCTCGTAAAATCCCATCTCGGTTTCAAGAAATTATCGGACGGTGCGACAGAAGCTGAATTTTCCCTCAAAACACTCTCATTCTCCAATACTCGAACGGGTAACAGCGTATTTCGTGATATCATTCCACCTGCCAGTCACGAAGGTAACCAAAT AATGCTGCAATACACAATGACAGGCGGGACGGATCCGTCAGCTCTGGCCATTGTCACTGTTGATAGCCCTCAATTGATTCTTGCTGTTGATCCCCTGGCTGCTCTTCTCGAGTTTGCTGTTAGCCCGTTTAAGAAACATGCTGACGCCGAATTGCAACCTCAAGAGAATGTAGAGCAAGCAGATGAGTTTGAAGAAGGCCCCAAGCAAGGTGCATCCCTTTCATTCCGAGTCGAGGTCGTGAAAGCGACTGTTGTTGTCATTGCCGACGATACCAATCCGAAGACTCAAGCCATTCAACTCAACATTAAGGAAGTTTTGCTTTCACAGCAGAGTATACTCGCTCTCAAGGTTGACAGAATTGGCATGTCTTTTGGCCGAATGGATCGTCCCAATGACAGAGTGAAGTTCCTCGACGATCTCAGCATGGCTTTGTCTCTTGACACAAGGCGGAAGGGATCTCAACAGATGACAAGCTTCGAAGTAGAAATTCCCGACCCGGTCATCTTCCGAGCGTCGTACACTAACATTATGCTCATCATTGATATCGTGAACAAGGCTACTACAGTTGCTGCTAAAGCATTAGCACCAGCCGAGGGAAcaggaagagcagagaaAGATTCAAAATCTTTGACGAAAGATAGTGCTTATGGAACTTCTTCAGCTGCCGTCATGGACCCTAGGCGCTCCAGACGCCGTAGTTCTGTCACTCGTCGGACGTCCATCAGCAAGCGGAGACGTTCCTTGGAAGGACCGCAAGTGATTATCTCAAAAGAACAA CTCGAAGCACGTGTCAATGGCTTCCAGTTCGTTCTTGTCGGTGACCTTCAAGAAATGCCTATGGCTCACTTATCTACCGATGCTTTTAACGTGTCAATCCAAGACTGGTCTGGAGAT CTGAAATTGGCTACATCTATTACTACCTCTGTTCGGTATTTCAACCTGGCCAACTCTTATTTCGAACCGTTAGTAGATCCTTGGAACTTTGATCTTACA GTCAACCGTGTGTCTGCTGGCCCCCAGAATAGCCCACTTAACGTCAAGCTCAGCGCTCGGGAACGTCTGGAAGTCAACCTCACTTCTGCTTTCATTGAGTTAGCTATCACTTCAATGACAATTTGGagcaaagaaggggagCGGGCTATGGCTGGGCGGGGATCCGACGCTCCTTTCAGAGTTCGAAACTTGACTGGTTTGAGTATACTGATATGGCCAGAGGCAACAGATCTCGGGAAGGCTGTTACTGGTGTCAAGCGGCTGGATGATGGGGCTGATGTGCCATGGAGATTTGAGGACCGTAAGCATACCCGAGAA AACATATCGGCTGTTCGACACAACTCTCTAGGCATACAGCTGCAGGACACACCATGGGATCCTTTGCGTGATATATCAGTAGATAGAGCGGGTGACCACATCCTCACTCTTCGCCCCCGGCTTGACAGGGTTTCACATCAGATTGCCTGTGAGATCAAATTGGTGAATAACATCAAAGTCATCACATTTAGGTCTACCTTAAATGTGGAAAATAAAACAAGTCTGCCTGTAGAAATGATTGTGGTCGACTCTCATGGGAAAGCAGCATCTGCAGCATTGAAAATAAATCCAGGCGAATcatgtcctcttcctctggaAGCTGCTTTTGAGAAACGATTCCGGTTGAGACCGTTGC GGGGATTCGGTTTTGATTTTAGTTGGTCGGCTCCTCTCCATTGGAAGACTTTGTTAGCAAAACCGATTCGGCCTATCAGTTGCAAGCATCAAACTCCAAAAGAACCCGCTTTCTATTTCCAGGCCCAAGCCAACTTCGATCCTAAAGACCCCGCTGCGAGAATTTATCCTCGTATGGCTCTAGTCCTACGAGCACCCGTGGAACTTGAAAATCTATTACCTTATGACCTGAAGTTCCGCGTGCATGACAAGAACAGTGGGCTTAGCTCCAGCAGTTTCCTAGTCAAGGGTGGCTCAAGCCCTATTCACACTGTGGAATTGTCTCATATGTTCCTACTCAACGTCACACCGGAAGAGACAA GCTTCAAACAGAGTGAATATGCTATCATTAACACAGACGACCCTGAGCTGCCGATCGAAGATAACTTCCAATTGACAGATCAGCAAGGGTTAAAAACCACATTGAAGCTTCATTATAC TACGTATCCCAACTCTGGAGGAGCCTTCAAAGTGCAGATTTACAGTCCTTTTATATTCATGAACAAGACCGGTCTTCCCTTTGATCTTGCTGCTAAGACTTGGGCAGGTGGTCAGAGGCCTATCGCTGGACGAGATCAATTTGAAA TGTTTTCATTCCCAAACGAAGATCGACGCAGCCGACTTCATATCCGAGTCAATAACTCGAAGTGGTCTCAA CCTGTATCTTTCGAGCCTGTATCTGCCGACATGCAGATTGTAGTGCCCAGTGCATCTGGAGATAATGATAATTACGTCGGTCTATCATATGCGGAGGGTATAGGAAAG TATAAACTGACCAAGGTAATCACCATCGCTCCGAGATTCCTGGTCAAAAACATCTACTCCCGTCCCATAAAGATCCGACAATATGGAACCCGCCATGAGTATTCTGTTGGTGTCGGTGAACGAATTGCAATCCATCAATTGCAGCGTGGGGCTCCTCCTCAGTTAGCCATGGCATTTGATGAGCCGAACGTAACTTG GTCCGCGCCATTCAATATTGCTGATCTTGGGCGCACTAATATCACTGTCAGGCGACAATCAGGGAGTAATTCCAAGACATATCTAATGCGTGTTGAAACGCACTTAGAAGGTTCTAGTATTTTCCTGTATGTCtcgaaagagaaggatgatgctTGGCCTCTCCGCTTGCGGAATGACACAAATCTGTCGCTGGCTTTCCAACAGATCGTTAGTGTTTTGGGCTTTC CTTTGACTGACCGAGAAAGGGCACGTCCTGTACATTTCCTGCCTCCCCGCTCCGTGCAGAACTATGCTTGGGACTGGCCTACCGCTGGCAATAAACGAATCAAGCTATACGTTGACCCTGGGAACACTTCGAGTGGTGAGAAGGGAGTGGAGCTTCCCAACGCAATCGACATGATGGCCATAGGAATCCAGCCACCTATGAAAGTACCT TCCACCGCCGCCAACAAACGTTCTACTACCGTCTCGATTGATGTACGAGCAGATGGCGGGTCACAGCTCCTCACCATCTCTCCGTACAACGAGGAAACCAGTGTATACAAACCAACACGGCCAGGGGCAGGCATTAGGCGTAGCGAGAGTACTACTTCGCTTTCATCGTCGACTGTGGCGTTTGAGACCATCTCAGTCAGCGAAAAGCCGACGATGAATATTACAGTCGAGCTCGAGGGTATAGGTATATCAGTGATAAGCAGACGGCCAGACGAACTACTCTACTTTTCTCTGAGAGGGCTCAAACTGGGGTACTCGGACTATCCTCAGTACTACGACGTTTTTGTGGACTGCAAGTGGATACAAATTGATAATCAACTTTTCGGAGGCCTGTTCCCCATCATTTTCTACCCCACTGTAGTGCCCAAAGACGGCAAGGAACTTGAATCGCACCCTACACTCCAGTCATCGGTCACCGTCCTAAAAGATCAAT CCCATGGTGTCATCTTTGTTAAATACGCAACTATACTGCTGCAGTCGATGACTATAGAAATGGACGAAGACTTCTTGTTCGCGCTTCTTGACTTCGTCAAGTTCAAAAACGCTTcgtggaaggaagaaggacaaga TGTCCTCATCGAACATCCCAAAGATATCCCGGAGCCTGACATATCAACCACTAAGGCGGACGTCTTCTTTGAGGCTTTGCAACTCCAACCAGTGGCTCTTGAACTATCTTTTATGAGGACTGATAGAGTCAATGTAGACGAAAA AGTTTCAACCCGTAATCCCTTCTATTATGCTCTAAATGCCCTAACCATGACGATTGGCAATGTCAACGCAGCCCCGCTGGCTTTCCgtgcccttttccttgaaaATGTGCGACTGAGCATACCGTCGCTCCAAGAGCGCGTCATACTGCATTATCAAGAACAGTTTATCTCTCAAATCTATCGAGTACTTGGCTCAGCCGATTTCTTGGGCAACCCCGTCGGCCTCTTCAACAATATTAGCTCTGGATTTTCCGATATTTTCTACGAGCCTTATCACGGTATGGTTATGCACGGCAACAAGGATATTGGATTGGGAATTGCTCGA GGTGCAACAAGTTTTGCCAAGAAAACGGTGTTTGGTATCTCAGATAGCGTCACCAAGTTTACAGGTAGTATTGGAAAGGGTTTGTCAGCAGCAACGCTTGATGCGGAGTTCCAAAGCAAACGGCGGATGACACAAAGACGTAACAAACCCAAGCATGCTTTATACGGCGTTGCAGCGGGTGCAAGTGCGTTTGCCGATAGCGTTACCAGCGCTTTTGAGGGTGTGGCT TCAAAGCCCATGGAAGGCGCTGAAAAGGGAGGTGCTGCAGGGTTCGCCAAGGGTGTGGGCAAAGGTTTCGTGGGCCTTTTCACGAAGCCCGCTGTTGGCGTGATGGATTTCCTATCTGCTTCGACCGAGGGCATACGGAACACCACCACAGTGTTTGATCAGGCCGAGCTTGATAGGGTCAGGCTTCCACGTTACATAGCATCCGATGGTGTTCTACGA CCATTCTCTGCTCGTGAAGCGCTTGGCCAATCGTGGCTGAAGGATCTTG ACGCCGGTGCCTTCTTCCACGATTCTTACATTGCGCATATCGATCTTCCTGGCGATGACGCTATATCTATTCTGTCCAACAACCGCATCCTCCAAGTGCAACTCAGGAAATTGCGTGTCATCTGGCAAGTGCCTTTCGAGGAATTACAATCATTGTCGCTTGAGGCCAATGGTATCAATCTGGTGAATCGAGATGGACGAGGTGGACCGTTCTTGCCCATACCAGATCAGAAAGCTAGGGAATGGTATTTCAAGCAGATTGGCAA GGTTGTGGTTGCTTATAATAAAGCACACAGTCAAAGGGAGGATTGA